One Microcaecilia unicolor chromosome 4, aMicUni1.1, whole genome shotgun sequence genomic region harbors:
- the VAMP5 gene encoding vesicle-associated membrane protein 5, with product MSTNLEHCQKEADEVTVIMLNNVTNVIERDGKLKDLEVRSDKLLDMSMNFAKTAVNVERKTRWKTTKCKIIVISAIVVVVLLVLIITILIIYL from the exons AGTACGAATCTGGAACATTGTCAGAAGGAGGCAGATGAGGTCACAGTCATAATGTTAAACAACGTCACCAATGTGATAGAACGAGATGGGAAGCTGAAGGACCTGGAGGTCCGGTCAGACAAACTTCTAGACATG AGCATGAACTTTGCTAAGACAGCTGTAAACGTGGAACGCAAGACACGGTGGAAGACCACAAAGTGTAAGATCATTGTAATCTCTGCAATAGTCGTCGTTGTCCTGCTTGTTTTGATCATCACCATCCTCATCATCTACTTATAA